From Verrucomicrobiia bacterium:
CTGTTTGTTCACGAGCGCCTGCTCGGTCAGGATCGCCGTGCCGCGGGAAAACTCCGCCTGATACAGGTTGTAGACATAGGCGAATCTTCGTTCCACCGTGCCGTTCCGCGTTGTCACGGCGGCAGTCTCAGGAAAGAAGAGCGGAAACACGGTGGTCACATGCGCGCCCGTCCTCGCATTCACAATCTCAATGCTGTCTCCGCGCGCGTCGACGTTGGGATGAAACGCCAGAACCAGATTGCGGTAGTTGGTTACTCCAGCACGCCCCGCCCATTCGAGGATCAATGTGCGATCGTTTATCGCGCGTCTCACGGCTTTGCCGCTTGAATCAACAGTGTCACAAACACCCTTGAACGTAAGACGATGAAGGGTTTGGGCATGGCCCGGAAAACACGCGGGCCCCAACGCGAGCATTGCGCCCAGCAGATGCGGAGCTACAAAGGATCGAATCTTCACGCCGTTGATTTTCCCGAATGTGCGCCCGAGAAACATGGGGCCATTTACCGGCAGGTTTGTGCCTACTCGTCTGGATGCGCATTTGCCCCTCTGACGATTGACCCGGCGCGGAGCTTTGCCCACATTGCGGCGGGTGACGAGTTCCATGAATGACGCATTGCCGCCACGCTTTTTCGACGCGGTCGAAATCGCTGGCATCCCGTTCAGCCAACACCTGCTCCGAATTCGCATTCATCAACAGCAAATGTTTCTGTACATCAAAGGGTCGGAAGAACACGCCTCAGCGTATCGCGTGAAGCGAAACTTCCTGATTTCGACGTCGCGCTTTGGCATTGGGCAACAGGAGGGATCGAATCGGACGCCTCTCGGATTGCACTGCGTGAAGGAAATGATTGGAGGCACATGGCCCGCGGGCACGGTATTCAAGGGACGGGAGCCTGTTGGATTCACCTGGGCGGGAATGCCCGATGCAAAGATCACGACACGGATTCTCTGGCTGGATGGTTTGCAACCTGGCCTCAATCGCGGTGGCAACGTGGATTCACACGCCCGTTACATTTACATTCACGGCACGGCAGACCAGCGCAGCCTCGGCCGCCCTGGATCGTGCGGCTGCATTCACATGGCAGATCGCGATTTGGTCCCTTTGTTTCATCAGCTTCCGCCTGGAACGCTGGTATGGATCGAAGAGTGATCGGGGCATTTGCCGGTGCAAACAGCGCGTTTTCAAAAACCCCGGTGTGCTCCTTTTTCACCAGCTTTTATTGGATGGATCGCCGCAGGCAACGGACATGTTCCTGCCGCTCATAACGCTTGCCAAACGGATTGCCCTCTTTAGATTAGCGGCTCATTTTGGATATTAATATTATGGACGTGTACAACTTGAGCATCCTTTTCGCGGCGCAAGCGGCGCCCACGCAGCAGAATACCACGGGTGAGTTGCTGCGGATGGTTGGAACGTTCGTCATATTTGGTGCCATATTCTATTTCGTCCTCATTCGCCCCCAACAGAAGCGCGCCAAGCAGCAGGCCGAGATGCTCAAAGCCCTCAAGCGCGGCGACAAGATCGTCACCTCTGGCGGAGTCGTGGGGATTATTTCATCTTTGAAGGACAAGACCCTGACCATAAAGTCCGACGACGCCAAGCTGGAAATCACACGCGGCGCGGTCGCCGAAGTCTTGGAACGTTCCGGCGATTCCAGCGACTCGTGATCGTCAGCCCACTGTCCAAGCATTCCCTGTCATGAACCGAAACCACCTCTGGAAACTGCTGCTCGTCATCTTTCTCACCGCCTGGGCGGTTTACGAGATGACTCCGCCCACGGCCCGTCCGCTCATCCCGTATTTCCAAACGCGGGCGGTCAATCAGGACGCCACATTGCGGGGGATCGT
This genomic window contains:
- a CDS encoding L,D-transpeptidase, translating into MNDALPPRFFDAVEIAGIPFSQHLLRIRIHQQQMFLYIKGSEEHASAYRVKRNFLISTSRFGIGQQEGSNRTPLGLHCVKEMIGGTWPAGTVFKGREPVGFTWAGMPDAKITTRILWLDGLQPGLNRGGNVDSHARYIYIHGTADQRSLGRPGSCGCIHMADRDLVPLFHQLPPGTLVWIEE
- the yajC gene encoding preprotein translocase subunit YajC, with translation MDVYNLSILFAAQAAPTQQNTTGELLRMVGTFVIFGAIFYFVLIRPQQKRAKQQAEMLKALKRGDKIVTSGGVVGIISSLKDKTLTIKSDDAKLEITRGAVAEVLERSGDSSDS